One genomic segment of Hevea brasiliensis isolate MT/VB/25A 57/8 chromosome 3, ASM3005281v1, whole genome shotgun sequence includes these proteins:
- the LOC131178343 gene encoding uncharacterized protein LOC131178343, whose translation MPSSKTERDMQSFLRKLNYISIFISNLPPKAEPIFKLLKKNNTAKWAKACQEAFEKIKQYLSSPPVLVPLAMGRPLILYMAIQQSSMGCVLRQHDNTGRKERAIYYLSKKFNECKSRMDPIKYVFESPFIPGIIAKWQVILSQHNIVYMTRKVVKGSVIVDLLAKNPIDDYEALDFEFPNEHINAISSDAEGQDDVWEMYFGRAINLSGNGIGAVLITPDGKYFSIAIRLKFDCTNNVVEYEACISGLQAAIELKIRKLEVYGDSALIIYQVKGE comes from the exons ATGCCGTCCTCGAAGACGGAAAGGGATATGCAAAGTTTCCTGAGAAAATTGAACTatatttcaatatttatttctaatctccccCCTAAGGCTGAGCCCATTTTCAAATTGCTCAAGAAGAACAATACCGCGAAGTGGGCTAAAGCTTGTCAGGAAGCCTTCGAAAAGATTAAACAGTATTTGTCAAGCCCACCTGTATTAGTTCCTCTAGCAATGGGCAGGCCGTTAATTTTGTACATGGCAATTCAGCAGAGCTCAATGGGTTGTGTTTTGAGGCAACATGACAACACTGGGAGAAAAGAAAGAGCCATTTATTATctaagcaagaaattcaacgaATGCAAGTCGAG GATGGACCCAATTAAGTAtgtgttcgaaagcccattcataCCTGGAATAATAGcgaagtggcaggtcatactttctcaacataacattgtctatatgacaagAAAGGTAGTAAAAGGAAGCGTGATAGTAGATCTCCTGGCGAAAAACCCAATTGACGATTATGAggccttggattttgaattcccaaaTGAGCATATTAATGCAATAAGTAGCGATGCTGAGGGGCAAgatgatgtgtgggaaatgtatttcggcAGGGCGATTAATTTATCCGGTAATGGGATTGGGGCGGTGCTAATAACCCCAGATGGGAAATATTTCTCGATAGCTATCAGGCTAAAGTTTGATTGTACCAACAACGTGGTAGAGTACGAAGCCTGCATAAGTGGTTTACAAGCTGCCATTGAATTGAAGATAAGGAAATTGGAGGTGTATGGGgattcagctctgatcatttatcaagtcaagggagaatga